The genomic segment CCCTCCTAGCTCGGCTGGTCAGTCCGGCATCGTCAGTCAGTCGGCAGCCCGCGCCCCGCTAGCGCTCAGTCCCCGCGCTCGCCGCGCCCAGGCCCTTCGGCTGTAGCTAGTGCCCGGCCTGATAGCCTCCGCGCTCCGGTGGCGCGGGCACCCGGAGCGGAGCCTCGCAGCGGCTCGAGGATCGGCGAGCGTGCGAGTGGGAGGGGTGGTCGGGGCAAGTGGTGGCGCCGCGAAAATGGTTGCCAAACAGCGGATCCGTATGGCCAACGAGAAGCACAGCAAGAACATCACCCAGCGCGGCAACGTCGCCAAGACCTCGGTAAGGAAAGAGCGGGCGCCCCTCTCCGTTCCACAGCTGGGGCTGAGTCCCGGGCCCTGGGGCCGCGTCGAGTTTTCTGCCGCAGACCCGGCCGAAGCTGGGCTCCGGGTGCCGTGGAGGGCTGCCCGAGGCTGCGAGCTGGACGCTAAGTCGGGGGGCTTGGGAACGGAGGGAAAACCTGTGAGGTGAGGGAGGCCTGGCGACGCGACCTGGCCCGGGGTGCAGGCTGTGGAAGCCTGGGTCCGAGTGGTTTCTCTGCATCTGAACGGTGGATTTTCGCTTTTGCAGAGAAATGCCCCCGAAGAGAAGGCGTCTGTAGGACCCTGGTTATTGGCtctcttcatttttgttgtttgtggCTCTGGTAAGTGTCCTGGGGGGCTCCCGTCGGGTAGAGAGGCTTGGGTGAAGGTTTTGGGATGACGTGGTGACCGATCAGTGGTGAGTCCCACCTGCGTAGTTCTCATTCCACCTGCCAGAAGCGCCATATAATTCTGTTTTGTATGAACCAAATTACTTGTCCCACATATGCACAGAGGGTGGTGCTCCAGAAACTTCTCCCAGCTTGATTTGTGCTCACAGGAGATCAGAAAGGAGGTCAGGTCCTTGGTAATAATCAAGTTGGAAGAAATTTAATACCAAACACACAAGCAAAAAACTCACGGAATGAGAATTTAGAATGTAATGCAACTACATTATCAGTGCCTTTGCAAAGAAACTTAAACACATCACGAACATATGGAGTTAGAACTTGATTTAACATGTACTAAAACCTAATGTCTTTTTGTCAAAACTGGGTATGTTTTATGGAATAAAGCTTGTGCAAAGAATGGGTTTACTGTAGAGGAAACATACCTGATTGACAATTTAACGtatgaaacaaatgtttttaaattaataaaaaaaatttgacatgTGGTAAGAAAAATTAGTTGTCTGGGCAGTCTGTTACAGTAATAGACATTTGCTTCTGCAAATGAGTTACAAAATGTCTTTCCTCTCTTCGTTTATTATCTTAATATGCAAGCTGTTAAAACTGAAGTAGATGTTTCTGTTTTCCACATTGTAAAGTTACTGAGATTTCTGTTTAACATTTCACTTTGCCTTTCTCCTGAACTTACCAATAGGAAGCTTTCCTGATAAATGGCCAAGAGCCAAGTAGTTTATATAACCTAAAGATGATTGAATTTCAGCTTTGTGAGAATGAGGAAACATGCATATATTATAGGCCAGACCTTAAAAAGATGCTTAATTATTTAGGGATAAACCAAAAATAACTCTGTGCTAGAAAAACCTATTTGCTTTGGTGCTTTAAGTTCTTTCTAAAAATGATTAGTTATCTGCAAACCTCACTTGGACACTTAGACATAAAGTTCAGGGAAACTGAGATTTACAAAAATAACTTAGGGGCATTTAATTGTTTATTACGATAGGCTTGTCTTCACTTATTACAATGAAGTTAGGTAGCATTTACAAATGTAAGAGTATCCTTGGATTCTTCAACtacctttataaatatttgccaGTTGGCAGACCTATTTTATTCAaagcttattttaatatttgctctTTCTCTTTACAGCAATTTTCCAGATTATTCAAAGTATCAGGATGGGCATGTGAAGTGACTGACCTTAAGATGTTTCCATTCTCCTGTGAATTTTAACTTGAACTCATTCCTGATGTTTGATACCCTGGTTAAAAACAATTCAGTAAAGCATCCTGCCTCAGAATAACTTTCCTATCATCCTTCATGTGTCATTCCAAGGTTTCTTCATGAGTCATTCCAAGTTTTCTAGTCCATACCACAGTGCCTTGCAAAAACACCACAtgaataaagcaataaaatttgATTGTTAAGCTACAGTAGTGGACCCTACTTATTTAGTCAGTAAAAAGTAAGATTTTTATGTGGTTATTGAAATAGTATGCGGAATGGGCAATTAGATTAAATCTGTGTAGACAGTGTCTAGATTTTGTTAACCCTAATGTGTAACTGCAGTtagcttaatttaaaatttagagtCTTGTGATTTTTATATAGCTAGGCACTTTATTACTCTCTCTTGAATTCAAAGCACACTCCTTTATAGGGTCATGTAACTGTCCTGTAATAAGGTGCTTATAAATGGAACAACTACATAGTTAGCCTAGTTTTACCACAACTTTCAGcatctagaaattttaaaaagcttctaaaTGCCTAATATAAAGGGAGATGCTTATAGCCACAACATCTATTTTAACAATATAGTTTCTGTTGTACTACCTTGGATTTTGCATGAGTGAGTATAGTAACCTaagatgccattaaaaaaaaaaattggttgagCATTTTGTAACTTAATCAGTCACTGAGGTTTCACTAAAAGCTTTCATGATGGAGTGAAGTTAATCTGGGAAGGTTTGCTTATGTCACATTGATTTTTaccagaattattttaatatatcaaagGGATTTACTATGCTAGAcaaaattttagggaaaaatacTACTAAAAATGAATGTCTCATCAGGACATGCTGTTGAGTCCAGCATGCCATAAGACATCTTAGCATGTTAATAGCACTTTTAATAGCAACAAGGCACATCAACTAAAAAGTTATGcttagtttggaaatatttttcctagaTTTATAATTGAAATGCCATTAAGGTATTAGATACATCAGTGACATTTGGAATTAAATGGATTTACTGATAAGGATCAATCTTTAGTCTTCCCTTTGTTGTATGATTTTTATAGGTTATGATTgatcaaattttcttttactgATGGTAAGAGTGAGGGTGATAGGGCAGGTTTTGAGTTTTCTAGTTGAAAACTGCAAGTATTGGCTATTTATATACTTAGCCATAACTTGATGAAAAAAAGCCTGAGCAGTGTTTATGTAGTAATGAATTGGAAAAAGAAAGCTGCTTATGTTTGCTTTGTTAATTGCCTCAGgatatctcttttaaaataagctGTTTTAAGAGGAACAGAAGGGAAATCTACCTAGTCTATAACACAGTATGAACCTCATAGAGGGTTTCTGATACCCTCAAATATGGAGAAGAGTAAGGGAGAGAAGTGGTTAAGGATGGTTGAGAACTTAACTATTTTGGAATAGGAAAGGAATCAGCTGACCTTGGGCCAGCAGGTTTTTAACCGAATTGTTACCTGCCCTTCTCGCCCAGTAAATCAACCCCTGTACTTGTTTCCCTCTTTGAAACAAGCGTCTTGGTTAACTAATGCTATTTTattgtaactttaaaaatgaaagttatttcTCTAAATTTATAGCAGGTGCCTTATTCTTTGCTTCGAGTCAAACCATTCCATATCAGAATTTTCCTTGATTTACTATAGATAATTGGCTtcaaggtgttttttgtttttgttttttaatgtacaaTGTTTTTGATTAATTTGACTGTTAAATTGCTATAGCCGGCAATCATTTTGCATATGTAAAATTGCATTCCCTTTGTATTTCATGTGTAATTTACCAATGGAGTACATTTTATATTCAGGTTGGATTATGCATGTTTGGATAAACAAAAGCTGTGTTTTATTTGacttctcctttaaaaataaagttcccGGAATATTTGATGCTtatcttctaaaagaaaatgattttatagaCTTACTTGAGTGTACTTTTTATAGTTAATAGCAAATGATTGTAAAGAATGCCTAGTATTACGTTGTACTTAAGTTAAAAGAAATAGTACCCAGAGGCACAGATGTAAGGTTTTATAACTGAAAATGggtagtaagaaaaaaatatgtaaaaagcacAATGAATTAAATTTTCTCCACTTAGGATTTACTCATCTCATTGTTATCCAAGTCAGGTTCAAGGAAAAAGCACAATTCTTTGATCTCCCTTTCCCAGTTGAATTTTATATATGACGTAGTGTTGAGCACAGtatgagaataaatattttgttggaGTTGTCTACATTATCCAATTACTCTTTGTGGTTTAGCTCTAACATTTCAAGGAGTTGTCAGTTATTTCATTGTATCTGTTGGTTGTATATAATGTTGCTCAAAATAATTAAGTGGGCTTCCAAAATAAGTACAGATTTTCATTGTAACAGGATACATTGTAATGGGCTTTGACTTAcattaaagaaatgtatataCTCAACTGCAGGGCCATGTCTCTTCTCACTGAGGTTGCTGGAATTCTGTTGACACAAAGGACTTCTTATATAGAGGTGGATTATGTTCTTGGGCTCAGTAGCAGATTCACTAGCAAAACTTTATTGTATTTAAACATCTGTGAAATTTAGAGCATCATTAAATTCTCCATTTAGAAATTGTTCTTAAGTTTGATTTCCCTTTACCTACCTTTAAGTTAGTTTTTTGATTTATTGTTTTCAATGCAAACCCTAATTTCAAGAGGTAGAAGTTGGCTTCAACAGCAAACTCTACATCACTCCCTTAGAGAAGCATTTTCTGTCTAAACTTAGTTTCATTCTAGCTACTTGTACTGCTTTATTTTCAAGTTGAATTAGGATAACATGTCCTTATTTGGAAAGAGTACTAACAAGCAATAAAAGGCTAGAAATTAAACTGAAGGGAAAGAATTAACTATGTAGACTTAGAGAACTCAAATATGTCACAGAATTCATATATATCACAGAAACATAAGATAGGACATAGGAAATTTAGTCCAACTGCTTcaattaatggataaataaaactgtgcatttattcaatgaatattgaGTAACTTATGTGTCAGATAGGGAGCTGTGAATACATAGAGCCCCAGCACTCAAGTATCTTTCAATCTGGTGGAGTGGGAACAGACAATAAATGAAAGCATGATCATAATTGCGATAagtatttcaaaggaaaagtaaaaccaGTTaaatcaggttttttgtttggttttgttttttgccatttaACTAATTGAAGTAAAGCAGAAATTAGAACTGGAGTTTCTTGACTCATTGTACTCTATAGAAATCATAAGAATGATTGCAAAACTTAGAACACTTCTGTTTTCATGATGAGTCCTTTCCGACTTCTTTTACAAAAgttcttcagtttttttcaacTTGCCAAtttaaggaagaataaaaggaatttgtccttttatgggtgcaatttcttttgaaaatgaactCAAGTAACAAATTTACTATTGGTGTTTACAGCACAAAAATGCAACGATCAAACCAGTAATGTTACCACTGTGACATATTcaagattacatttttaaaaattattttgctacaattttgttttaaaattttttatctgtgacattggaaaatctaaaaattatttttatcctgattcaagcagcagagacagaaaaaattattttaaaaattatttttaaaaataagtagtcCAGTAGTCCAAAAAATGCAATAATGTGCTCTCCATAGATACTTTTTATAAGAAAAGTTCAGTGACTAAACCATGTATGAATTCTTTTCCAGTGTGCAAATTTCTACTTTGGGATGCAGATAAAATTAGaacaaatctataaatttaagtAATTAAAACTATGATGTCCATATCATTAAATGGACTAAtaacaagtttttctttttttctgttatggaGAAAGCCTCTCAAACA from the Eulemur rufifrons isolate Redbay chromosome 7, OSU_ERuf_1, whole genome shotgun sequence genome contains:
- the SERP1 gene encoding stress-associated endoplasmic reticulum protein 1, which encodes MVAKQRIRMANEKHSKNITQRGNVAKTSRNAPEEKASVGPWLLALFIFVVCGSAIFQIIQSIRMGM